The proteins below are encoded in one region of Triticum aestivum cultivar Chinese Spring chromosome 1B, IWGSC CS RefSeq v2.1, whole genome shotgun sequence:
- the LOC123102343 gene encoding 50S ribosomal protein L28, chloroplastic, translating into MASMLCSYSVSMPAAARAPLLRSNSLGFATSQLAGLSLGLTSTAAVSLPTKNTIVARRICPFLEKKTNRANKVSFSNHKTKKQQFVNLQYKKLWWEAGKRYVKLRLSTKALKTIEKHGLDAVANKAGVDLNKK; encoded by the exons atggcgtCCATGCTGTGCTCCTACTCCGTCTCCATGCCCGCCGCCGCCAGGGCTCCGCTCCTCCGGTCCAACTCCCTCGGGTTCGCCACCTCGCAGCTCGCCGGCCTCAGCCTCGGCCTCACCTCCACGGCCGCGGTCTCCCTCCCCACCAAGAACACCATCGTCGCGC GCCGGATCTGCcccttcttggagaagaagacgaACCGGGCCAACAAGGTGTCCTTCTCCAACCACAAGACCAAGAAGCAGCAGTTTGTCAACCTGCAGTACAAGAAGCTGTGGTGGGAGGCCGGCAAGCGCTACGTCAAGCTCAGGCTCTCCACCAAGGCCCTCAAGACCATCGAGAAGCACGGCCTCGACGCCGTCGCCAACAAGGCCGGGGTCGACCTCAACAAGAAATGA
- the LOC123102364 gene encoding uncharacterized protein, whose product MLMDDAPPPAAQTLALAVEDKGAKRARKRSRYLDDYETPTILSALHGGDTPPPRKGAASEGPALLLRLQQADVAAPDLLAALRRCAASPYDYEPLVGNVDAGALLAFFALHREASASVSVPATGRAGKDDAALVSSTGQHRSNEAPATAAARPNPCQAMAVAVPHGSAGKEQAGGIAIGHAQAHHHVGVGPTNAAAAAPGGAGPSKRRRKKKVTFALGAPTSAADAGCSAQLAATHNGGAGSAPKKPAKNKKAVNGQQHFSKPVALILQFAPGTAADQLPSKEQLHSTLRGFGPLIEPSTEITKKQARVVFQSGAAAEAAYSCVHTLGHFAAARLQYLRPPPPPPKIPLTDVRKNLERMIASLTGPSLLGKEDSAWSLAGEMQHLLVKVDRALNAGGAGPSTSVAAHRH is encoded by the coding sequence ATGCTCATGGACGACGCCCCACCACCCGCGGCCCAAACACTCGCGCTCGCCGTGGAGGACAAGGGGGCCAAGCGCGCGCGCAAGAGGAGCAGGTACCTCGACGACTACGAGACCCCCACCATCCTCAGCGCCCTCCACGGCGGCGACACCCCGCCTCCAAGAAAGGGGGCGGCGAGCGAGGGCCCGGCGCTGCTCCTCCGGCTCCAGCAGGCCGACGTCGCCGCGCCCGACCTGCTCGCCGCGCTCCGCCGCTGCGCCGCATCCCCCTACGACTACGAGCCCCTGGTGGGCAACGTCGACGCCGGCGCCCTCCTCGCCTTCTTCGCCCTCCACAGGgaagcctccgcctccgtctccgtgcCCGCCACCGGCCGCGCCGGCAAGGACGACGCTGCCCTGGTCAGCAGCACAGGTCAGCATCGCTCTAACGAAGCtcctgccaccgccgccgctcgcccgaaTCCATGCCAGGCCATGGCCGTCGCCGTCCCCCACGGATCTGCCGGCAAGGAACAGGCCGGTGGCATTGCCATTGGACACGCACAAGCCCACCACCACGTTGGAGTTGGACCAACgaatgcagcagcagcagcaccaggaGGAGCCGGACCCagcaagaggaggaggaagaagaaggtgacaTTCGCACTCGGCGCGCCTACTAGTGCCGCCGACGCCGGTTGCTCTGCTCAACTCGCTGCCACCCACAACGGCGGCGCCGGTTCCGCacccaagaagccggccaagaacaAGAAAGCTGTCAACGGGCAGCAGCATTTCAGCAAGCCGGTGGCCCTCATCCTGCAATTCGCCCCGGGCACCGCCGCCGACCAGCTCCCTTCCAAGGAGCAGCTCCACTCCACACTCCGCGGCTTCGGGCCCCTGATCGAGCCCAGCACCGAGATCACCAAGAAGCAGGCACGCGTCGTGTTCCAGAGCGGCGCCGCGGCCGAGGCCGCCTACAGCTGCGTGCACACGCTCGGCCACTTTGCCGCGGCGCGGCTGCAGTAcctgcgcccgccgccgccccctccaaaGATCCCGCTGACAGACGTCCGGAAGAACCTTGAGAGGATGATCGCGTCCCTCACCGGCCCCTCTCTGCTCGGCAAGGAGGACAGCGCGTGGAGCCTCGCCGGAGAGATGCAGCACCTGCTGGTCAAGGTCGACAGGGCGCTGAATGCCGGCGGGGCAGGGCCTTCCACCTCAGTTGCTGCTCATCGCCATTGA
- the LOC123102351 gene encoding peroxisomal membrane protein PEX14 isoform X3: protein MDSNPPSQPPQAADAGEKPQQPAFEAPAPQPVREEYVQNAVKFLSHPKVRGSAVVYRRSFLQNKGLTADEIDEAFRRVPDPPPTTASPPTQAQAQAQVPAAAAPPQAYAQPAAGPIIVAAPQPRLTWYRAFVAAGLLLGFGASAAVFVKKLLLPRLKSWIRRVVAEGDEATELKAKIDEETREAVKASATAVSAIAQTNQELLASKDEEKKILVTLTQALDSQAKVLKSLSESLSHNSRDSVNITREDRFSHYRPLEDHGPSAARNGPVNTPWRPPQQPNMYGAPNSDFGSGRPSFAPAPTEPTSGSYSRSYVEQTVQRGDNRSSGTKTQQALEMLQHAEQKLAYRSNAYLSEDGSYSQAQDNYAPSYHQNGKAPDFHAEEPRPLAYGGGVVERPPPQRQWVPPQPPGVAMPEAAAAIRQQKSLTKQPSSDTSEAAGEVQVNGAASSPSVAAAEVPVNGSAAIDAGRSEIEEQQAEAV, encoded by the exons ATGGACTCCAATCCGCCGTCGCAGCCGCCGCAAG CAGCAGACGCCGGCGAGAAGCCGCAGCAGCCGGCCTTCGAGGCGCCAGCGCCGCAGCCGGTGAGGGAGGAGTACGTGCAGAACGCCGTCAAGTTCCTCTCCCACCCCAAGGTCAGGGGCTCCGCCGTCGTCTACCGCCGCTCCTTCCTCCAGAACAAGGGCCTCACCGCCGACGAGATCGACGAGGCCTTCCGCCGAGTCCCC GATCCGCCGCCCACCACCGCGTCCCCTCCGACCCAGGCCCAGGCCCAGGCccaggtccccgccgccgccgcgcctccgcaAGCTTACGCGCAGCCAGCGGCGGGGCCCATCATCGTCGCCGCGCCTCAGCCCAGGCTCACCTGGTACCGCGCCTTCGTCGCCGCCGGGCTGCTGCTCGGCTTCGGAGCCAGCGCCGCCGTCTTTGTCAAG AAGCTGCTCCTTCCCAGGCTCAAGTCATGGATCCGCAGGGTCGTCGCCGAGGGCGATGAGGCGACCGAGCTCAAGGCCAAGATCGACGAGGAGACCAGGGAGGCCGTCAAGGCCTCCGCGACGGCCGTTTCCGCCATCGCCCAGACCAACCAGGAGCTGCTCGCTTCCAAGGACGAAG AAAAGAAGATACTTGTGACTTTGACGCAGGCCCTGGATTCCCAAGCAAAGGTGTTGAAATCGCTGAGCGAGTCGTTGAGCCATAATAGCCGGGACTCCGTAAATATTACCAGGGAGGATAGGTTTTCGCACTACCGCCCACTGGAGGATCATGGCCCCTCTGCCGCGAGGAATG GCCCTGTTAACACTCCATGGAGACCTCCTCAG CAACCTAATATGTATGGTGCTCCAAACAGTGACTTCGGCTCAG GGAGGCCTTCGTTTGCGCCAGCACCTACTGAACCTACCTCTGGGTCATATTCAAGATCTTATGTTGAG CAGACGGTACAGCGAGGGGATAATAGATCTTCTGGGACCAAG ACGCAGCAGGCATTGGAGATGCTGCAACACGCAGAGCAAAAGCTTGCTTATAGATCCAACGCCTACTTGAGCGAGGATGGATCGTACTCTCAAGCTCAGGACAACTATGCCCCCTCGTACCACCAGAACGGGAAGGCCCCTGATTTCCACGCAGAGGAGCCGAGGCCGCTGGCGTACGGCGGCGGTGTTGTGGAAAGGCCGCCGCCTCAGCGCCAGTGGGTCCCCCCTCAGCCTCCAGGTGTCGCCATGCCGGAAGCGGCGGCCGCCATCCGTCAACAgaagtcccttacgaagcaaccgTCTAGCGACACGTCCGAGGCTGCTGGTGAGGTGCAGGTGAACGGCGCCGCGAGCTCGCCTTCCGTCGCTGCCGCTGAGGTGCCGGTTAATGGGAGTGCCGCAATCGATGCTGGACGCAGCGAGATCGAAGAGCAGCAGGCGGAAGCCGTCTAA
- the LOC123102351 gene encoding peroxisomal membrane protein PEX14 isoform X2, translating to MDSNPPSQPPQAAADAGEKPQQPAFEAPAPQPVREEYVQNAVKFLSHPKVRGSAVVYRRSFLQNKGLTADEIDEAFRRVPDPPPTTASPPTQAQAQAQVPAAAAPPQAYAQPAAGPIIVAAPQPRLTWYRAFVAAGLLLGFGASAAVFVKKLLLPRLKSWIRRVVAEGDEATELKAKIDEETREAVKASATAVSAIAQTNQELLASKDEEKKILVTLTQALDSQAKVLKSLSESLSHNSRDSVNITREDRFSHYRPLEDHGPSAARNGPVNTPWRPPQQPNMYGAPNSDFGSGRPSFAPAPTEPTSGSYSRSYVETVQRGDNRSSGTKTQQALEMLQHAEQKLAYRSNAYLSEDGSYSQAQDNYAPSYHQNGKAPDFHAEEPRPLAYGGGVVERPPPQRQWVPPQPPGVAMPEAAAAIRQQKSLTKQPSSDTSEAAGEVQVNGAASSPSVAAAEVPVNGSAAIDAGRSEIEEQQAEAV from the exons ATGGACTCCAATCCGCCGTCGCAGCCGCCGCAAG CAGCAGCAGACGCCGGCGAGAAGCCGCAGCAGCCGGCCTTCGAGGCGCCAGCGCCGCAGCCGGTGAGGGAGGAGTACGTGCAGAACGCCGTCAAGTTCCTCTCCCACCCCAAGGTCAGGGGCTCCGCCGTCGTCTACCGCCGCTCCTTCCTCCAGAACAAGGGCCTCACCGCCGACGAGATCGACGAGGCCTTCCGCCGAGTCCCC GATCCGCCGCCCACCACCGCGTCCCCTCCGACCCAGGCCCAGGCCCAGGCccaggtccccgccgccgccgcgcctccgcaAGCTTACGCGCAGCCAGCGGCGGGGCCCATCATCGTCGCCGCGCCTCAGCCCAGGCTCACCTGGTACCGCGCCTTCGTCGCCGCCGGGCTGCTGCTCGGCTTCGGAGCCAGCGCCGCCGTCTTTGTCAAG AAGCTGCTCCTTCCCAGGCTCAAGTCATGGATCCGCAGGGTCGTCGCCGAGGGCGATGAGGCGACCGAGCTCAAGGCCAAGATCGACGAGGAGACCAGGGAGGCCGTCAAGGCCTCCGCGACGGCCGTTTCCGCCATCGCCCAGACCAACCAGGAGCTGCTCGCTTCCAAGGACGAAG AAAAGAAGATACTTGTGACTTTGACGCAGGCCCTGGATTCCCAAGCAAAGGTGTTGAAATCGCTGAGCGAGTCGTTGAGCCATAATAGCCGGGACTCCGTAAATATTACCAGGGAGGATAGGTTTTCGCACTACCGCCCACTGGAGGATCATGGCCCCTCTGCCGCGAGGAATG GCCCTGTTAACACTCCATGGAGACCTCCTCAG CAACCTAATATGTATGGTGCTCCAAACAGTGACTTCGGCTCAG GGAGGCCTTCGTTTGCGCCAGCACCTACTGAACCTACCTCTGGGTCATATTCAAGATCTTATGTTGAG ACGGTACAGCGAGGGGATAATAGATCTTCTGGGACCAAG ACGCAGCAGGCATTGGAGATGCTGCAACACGCAGAGCAAAAGCTTGCTTATAGATCCAACGCCTACTTGAGCGAGGATGGATCGTACTCTCAAGCTCAGGACAACTATGCCCCCTCGTACCACCAGAACGGGAAGGCCCCTGATTTCCACGCAGAGGAGCCGAGGCCGCTGGCGTACGGCGGCGGTGTTGTGGAAAGGCCGCCGCCTCAGCGCCAGTGGGTCCCCCCTCAGCCTCCAGGTGTCGCCATGCCGGAAGCGGCGGCCGCCATCCGTCAACAgaagtcccttacgaagcaaccgTCTAGCGACACGTCCGAGGCTGCTGGTGAGGTGCAGGTGAACGGCGCCGCGAGCTCGCCTTCCGTCGCTGCCGCTGAGGTGCCGGTTAATGGGAGTGCCGCAATCGATGCTGGACGCAGCGAGATCGAAGAGCAGCAGGCGGAAGCCGTCTAA
- the LOC123102351 gene encoding peroxisomal membrane protein PEX14 isoform X1: MDSNPPSQPPQAAADAGEKPQQPAFEAPAPQPVREEYVQNAVKFLSHPKVRGSAVVYRRSFLQNKGLTADEIDEAFRRVPDPPPTTASPPTQAQAQAQVPAAAAPPQAYAQPAAGPIIVAAPQPRLTWYRAFVAAGLLLGFGASAAVFVKKLLLPRLKSWIRRVVAEGDEATELKAKIDEETREAVKASATAVSAIAQTNQELLASKDEEKKILVTLTQALDSQAKVLKSLSESLSHNSRDSVNITREDRFSHYRPLEDHGPSAARNGPVNTPWRPPQQPNMYGAPNSDFGSGRPSFAPAPTEPTSGSYSRSYVEQTVQRGDNRSSGTKTQQALEMLQHAEQKLAYRSNAYLSEDGSYSQAQDNYAPSYHQNGKAPDFHAEEPRPLAYGGGVVERPPPQRQWVPPQPPGVAMPEAAAAIRQQKSLTKQPSSDTSEAAGEVQVNGAASSPSVAAAEVPVNGSAAIDAGRSEIEEQQAEAV, encoded by the exons ATGGACTCCAATCCGCCGTCGCAGCCGCCGCAAG CAGCAGCAGACGCCGGCGAGAAGCCGCAGCAGCCGGCCTTCGAGGCGCCAGCGCCGCAGCCGGTGAGGGAGGAGTACGTGCAGAACGCCGTCAAGTTCCTCTCCCACCCCAAGGTCAGGGGCTCCGCCGTCGTCTACCGCCGCTCCTTCCTCCAGAACAAGGGCCTCACCGCCGACGAGATCGACGAGGCCTTCCGCCGAGTCCCC GATCCGCCGCCCACCACCGCGTCCCCTCCGACCCAGGCCCAGGCCCAGGCccaggtccccgccgccgccgcgcctccgcaAGCTTACGCGCAGCCAGCGGCGGGGCCCATCATCGTCGCCGCGCCTCAGCCCAGGCTCACCTGGTACCGCGCCTTCGTCGCCGCCGGGCTGCTGCTCGGCTTCGGAGCCAGCGCCGCCGTCTTTGTCAAG AAGCTGCTCCTTCCCAGGCTCAAGTCATGGATCCGCAGGGTCGTCGCCGAGGGCGATGAGGCGACCGAGCTCAAGGCCAAGATCGACGAGGAGACCAGGGAGGCCGTCAAGGCCTCCGCGACGGCCGTTTCCGCCATCGCCCAGACCAACCAGGAGCTGCTCGCTTCCAAGGACGAAG AAAAGAAGATACTTGTGACTTTGACGCAGGCCCTGGATTCCCAAGCAAAGGTGTTGAAATCGCTGAGCGAGTCGTTGAGCCATAATAGCCGGGACTCCGTAAATATTACCAGGGAGGATAGGTTTTCGCACTACCGCCCACTGGAGGATCATGGCCCCTCTGCCGCGAGGAATG GCCCTGTTAACACTCCATGGAGACCTCCTCAG CAACCTAATATGTATGGTGCTCCAAACAGTGACTTCGGCTCAG GGAGGCCTTCGTTTGCGCCAGCACCTACTGAACCTACCTCTGGGTCATATTCAAGATCTTATGTTGAG CAGACGGTACAGCGAGGGGATAATAGATCTTCTGGGACCAAG ACGCAGCAGGCATTGGAGATGCTGCAACACGCAGAGCAAAAGCTTGCTTATAGATCCAACGCCTACTTGAGCGAGGATGGATCGTACTCTCAAGCTCAGGACAACTATGCCCCCTCGTACCACCAGAACGGGAAGGCCCCTGATTTCCACGCAGAGGAGCCGAGGCCGCTGGCGTACGGCGGCGGTGTTGTGGAAAGGCCGCCGCCTCAGCGCCAGTGGGTCCCCCCTCAGCCTCCAGGTGTCGCCATGCCGGAAGCGGCGGCCGCCATCCGTCAACAgaagtcccttacgaagcaaccgTCTAGCGACACGTCCGAGGCTGCTGGTGAGGTGCAGGTGAACGGCGCCGCGAGCTCGCCTTCCGTCGCTGCCGCTGAGGTGCCGGTTAATGGGAGTGCCGCAATCGATGCTGGACGCAGCGAGATCGAAGAGCAGCAGGCGGAAGCCGTCTAA
- the LOC123102372 gene encoding E3 ubiquitin-protein ligase SIS3, producing MAMRGVDFKWYDGFFLSMLATSVIIVSINWRRYRLCAHPLHIWIVVDYTTVFVFRLLMFLDNGLAAGMGLDLGWQQRYTRFCGRIVVLSVLVLLLYPFLWVWTVIGTLWFNSARSCLPEEGQKWGFLIWLLFSYCGLACIACVAVGKWLNRRHALQLRAQQGIPVSEYGVLVDMIRVPDWAFEAVGLELRGMGQDTAYHPGLYLTAAQREAVEALIQELPKFMLKAVPTDCSECPICLEEFKVGNEVRGLPCAHNFHVECIDQWLRLNVKCPRCRCSVFPNLDLSALNGIRSSSEMLQQDRPSGSSGGEAVVSRYVGPQPAQGQSYLVRLQGLLLRPVVGHHDGGEDAEGGRAVAVDGADVASGVVVVVDDGLELRGR from the exons ATGGCGATGCGGGGCGTCGATTTCAAGTG GTACGACGGCTTCTTCCTCTCCATGCTCGCCACCAGCGT AATCATCGTGTCCATCAACTGGAGGAGGTACCGCCTCTGCGCCCACCCGCTCCACATATGGATCGTCGTCGACTACACCACCGTCTTCGTCTTCCGCCTCCTCATGTTCCTCGACAACGGCCTCGCCGCAGGGATGGGGCT GGATCTTGGATGGCAACAGAGATATACTCGTTTCTGTGGGAGGATAGTTGTTCTCTCAGTCCTTGTTCTTCTTCTGTATCCCTTCCTGTGGGTTTGGACTGTGATAGGAACATTGTGGTTTAACAGTGCAAGGAGCTGC TTGCCAGAGGAAGGACAAAAATGGGGCTTCCTGATATGGCTGCTTTTCAGTTACTGTGGGCTCGCCTGTATTGCATGCGTGGCTGTTGGAAAG TGGCTAAACCGAAGGCATGCACTCCAACTGAGGGCACAACAGGGGATTCCGGTCTCTGAATATGGG GTTTTGGTTGACATGATCCGTGTGCCTGACTGGGCATTTGAGGCGGTCGGCTTGGAACTGAGAGGAATGGGCCAGGACACTGCATACCATCCTGGCCTTTATCTGACAGCAGCCCAG AGAGAGGCGGTGGAGGCTCTGATCCAGGAGCTCCCAAAGTTCATGCTGAAGGCGGTGCCGACGGACTGCAGCGAGTGCCCGATCTGCCTTGAGGAGTTCAAGGTGGGCAACGAGGTGCGGGGGCTCCCCTGCGCGCACAACTTCCACGTGGAGTGCATCGACCAGTGGCTGCGGCTGAACGTCAAGTGCCCGCGCTGCCGCTGCTCGGTGTTCCCCAACCTGGACCTGAGCGCGCTCAACGGCATCCGCTCCAGCAGCGAGATGCTGCAGCAGGACCGCCCCTCGGGCAGCAGCGGCGGAGAGGCGGTTGTGAGCCGGTACGTGGGGCCGCAGCCGGCGCAGGGGCAGAGCTACCTGGTGCGGCTGCAGGGCCTGCTGCTCCGGCCCGTGGTGGGGCATCACGACGGCGGTGAGGACGCCGAGGGCGGGCGAGCCGTGGCGGTTGATGGGGCTGACGTGGcgagcggcgtggtggtggtggttgatgatggGCTTGAGCTGCGGGGTCgctga